From the genome of Alosa alosa isolate M-15738 ecotype Scorff River chromosome 18, AALO_Geno_1.1, whole genome shotgun sequence, one region includes:
- the lrit1a gene encoding leucine-rich repeat, immunoglobulin-like domain and transmembrane domain-containing protein 1a: MFLTSVLSFLVVIAGLPLVWTSCPSQCSCFYHNLSDGSRARSVICNDPEISLVPASFPVDTSKLRIEKTAIKRIPGEAFNYLANLEFLWMSFNALSSVNPDSFRGLYSLEELRLDGNALSAFPWESLIDLPSLRLLDLHNNQISSIPSEATLYIKNLTYLDLSSNSLQTVPSEVLSTWLTVKPLPGADSKMILGLHDNPWVCDCRLYDLVQFQKSPSLLVAFIDTRLRCADPESVSGVLFSDAELRKCQGPRVHTAVARVRSPVGNNVLLRCGTIGIPIPELAWRRADGRPMNGTVEQESSKEGIVWSILSVPAVSYRDSGKYICKATNYAGSAEAVISLMITESPKTENQTASPKKPKGKKPNTLLKAAYQEKLVARYVSPTTTPAIRLIEPTRYTGPYPGERYSATASEATVQTTGPDGLLETNLSNLAANTSSLQQDPDRIVRSVKVIGDTDYTVCLNWRAPKAKNTTAFSVLYAVFGERDMRRINVNPGNNRITIEGLVPKTKYIACVCVKGLIPKKEQCVIFSTDVAAIANGTQKLINVVVITVACVIAVPLTVIVCCGALKRKIQKLLGKNSKEIQDSYVTFETLSPGTKAKGLEGEYLTRLNPEESNRLLSARSSLDSELTAKIEGQPNEYFC; the protein is encoded by the exons ATGTTCCTAACGTCTGTTTTAAGTTTCCTGGTAGTGATAGCTGGATTGCCCCTCGTTTGGACTTCTTGTCCTTCACAGTGCAGTTGTTTTTACCACAACTTGAGTGATGGATCCAGGGCTAG GAGTGTTATTTGCAATGATCCAGAGATTTCATTGGTGCCTGCCAGCTTTCCCGTCGACACATCTAAGCTTAGGATAGAGAAAACTGCCATCAAAAGAATACCAGGAGAAGCATTCAACTACCTCGCAAATTTGGAATTCCTCTGGATGTCTTTTAACGCACTATCCTCGGTCAATCCGGACAGCTTCCGTGGTCTGTACAGCCTGGAAGAGCTGAGACTAGATGGGAATGCTTTATCAGCATTTCCGTGGGAATCACTAATTGACCTACCTAGTCTGAGACTCCTTGATTTGCATAACAACCAGATATCATCAATTCCTTCTGAGGCAACATTATACATTAAAAACCTGACCTACCTTGACCTCTCTAGCAACAGTTTACAGACTGTGCCATCAGAAGTTCTTTCTACTTGGTTAACAGTAAAACCTCTCCCAGGGGCAGATTCCAAAATGATCTTAG GTCTTCACGACAACCCATGGGTTTGTGACTGCCGTCTGTATGATCTGGTCCAGTTCCAGAAATCCCCATCTCTACTGGTGGCATTTATTGACACTCGCTTGCGCTGTGCTGACCCTGAGAGTGTCTCAGGTGTACTGTTTAGCGACGCTGAGCTGAGAAAGTGCCAGGGCCCCAGAGTTCACACAGCTGTGGCTCGAGTCCGAAGCCCGGTGGGCAACAATGTCCTGTTGCGCTGTGGCACCATTGGCATCCCCATTCCAGAGCTTGCCTGGAGAAGAGCCGATGGAAGGCCCATGAATGGGACAG TTGAGCAAGAGAGTTCAAAGGAGGGAATTGTGTGGTCAATTTTAAGTGTTCCTGCTGTTTCATATCGAGACTCTGGGAAATACATCTGCAAAGCAACAAACTATGCTGGGAGTGCAGAGGCCGTCATTTCTCTGATGATAACAGAGTCCCCAAAGACAGAAAACCAAACAGCGAGTCCAAAGAAACCAAAAGGAAAGAAGCCAAACACTTTGCTGAAAGCAGCCTATCAGGAAAAGCTTGTTGCAAGATATGTGTCACCAACTACCACTCCAGCAATTCGACTTATTGAGCCAACGCGTTACACAGGCCCCTACCCCGGGGAGAGGTACAGTGCCACTGCCAGTGAGGCTACTGTCCAGACCACTGGTCCAGATGGGTTGCTGGAAACCAACCTGAGCAATCTTGCTGCGAACACGTCGTCCCTGCAACAAGATCCAGACCGAATAGTGCGCTCTGTGAAGGTCATCGGTGATACAGACTACACTGTCTGTCTGAATTGGAGAGCCCCAAAGGCCAAAAACACCACTGCATTCAGTGTGCTGTATGCAGTATTTGGGGAGAGGGACATGCGTAGAATTAATGTCAACCCAGGCAACAACAGAATTACCATTGAGGGCTTGGTGCCAAAGACAAAATAcattgcctgtgtgtgcgtcaaGGGACTGATCCCCAAAAAAGAGCAATGTGTAATCTTCTCAACAGATGTGGCAGCCATCGCTAATGGAACCCAAAAGCTCATTAATGTAGTTGTAATCACGGTTGCTTGTGTGATAGCAGTCCCACTAACAGTGATAGTTTGTTGTGGAGCACTGAAGAGGAAAATCCAAAAATTACTGGGAAAAAATTCAAaggaaattcaagactcttaTGTCACATTTGAGACTCTTTCCCCCGGTACAAAAGCCAAAGGCCTTGAAGGGGAATACCTGACCAGGCTAAATCCAGAGGAATCAAATAGACTTCTGTCAGCCAGATCCAGCCTGGATTCTGAATTGACTGCTAAAATAGAGGGACAGCCAAATGAGTACTTTTGCTGA
- the cdhr1a gene encoding cadherin-related family member 1 isoform X1, with amino-acid sequence MACFTRMKNLKNFVTYLLVVFAQFTFATQTDYAPYFFDNGPNSNSGNLALFSLSEDTPVGTQIYILNGTDPEGQSVTYGLTFEPGSKEYFKVDSKSGTVTLIEEIDREVQDEIEVFVSITDGRNKVTEKVQVFVMDVNDEKPQFQNMPAIVDVLESTASGSSIFKVEAVDKDTGSGGSLDYFLQSLDKNEKFGIDRHSGVLRIKQGETLDFEKSTTHFVTVVAKDGGGHYKGKHQVLSASATLTINVVDTQDTPPIFIGIPYFGYVYEVSSPGSEIFTVFAKDGDVGNPNPIHYSIHSGADGVFVINKTSGCITLRAYPAHLRKEMFHIKVKASEVGPDGSLMDYAITTVTIRVVDLNNHPPTFYGENGPQNMFELTMYEHPPEGEILRGLKISVNDSDQGANAKFNLRLVGPGRMLRVVPQTVLNEAQVTILVEDSTAIDYERSQFLTFKLLAVEIDTPERFSATADVVIHLLDTNDNAPKFSSEYYIARIPENSPGGSNVVTVTATDPDSGLWGEVKYSIYGAGSDLFLIQSQSGIIYTQPWASLDAEIKSKYNFYVKAEDTEGKYSLAEVFVTILDLNDHSPEFNNNFLETTMIIGAPVKIEAIDEDAEEPNNVIEYSIMKTEPDNIFDINSDTGEIMLKSYIKSMDIVQNITNQKECTWSVVVQARDRGSPSFSTTTVVKIDITEATQLNGPFASFLMQSRDNPIKILGLIACVICSMLVATVLVSTVTFVRNKKSNKILPSRRIIRRRPKHRQWAFKGPAEQGRKEEPENGENINYNNNVNTNCHNYPPPPMPPPALPPPPPCFPRAGERQWAGPPVSYSTVVLKPCKRPIKTKENHVNAALVSELKMRFEQRRMASQY; translated from the exons ATGGCTTGTTTCACAAGAATGAAGAATTTGAAAAACTTTGTTACTTACCTTCTTGTTGTATTTGCACAGTTCACCTTTG CAA CACAAACAGATTATGCTCCATATTTCTTTGATAATGGGCCCAACAGTAACAGTGGTAATCTGGCACTGTTCAGCCTCTCAGAAGATACACCAGTTG gaacacaaatatatattttaaatggaACAGACCCAGAAGGCCAATCAGTTACATATGGACTGACCTTTGAACCAGGATCCAAGGAATATTTTAAAGTTGATTCCAAATCTGGAACAGTTACCCTTATTGAGGAGATTGACAGAGAG GTGCAAGATGAGATTGAAGTATTTGTTAGTATAACAGATGGCCGTAATAAA GTAACTGAGAAGGTACAGGTGTTTGTGATGGATGTTAATGATGAGAAACCACAGTTTCAGAACATGCCTGCAATTGTAGATGTCTTAGAG AGTACCGCATCTGGCAGCAGTATCTTCAAAGTGGAGGCTGTAGATAAGGACACTGGTTCAGGTGGTTCCCTCGACTACTTTCTCCAG AGCCTggacaaaaatgaaaaatttgGAATAGACCGGCACAGTGGAGTGCTTCGCATTAAGCAGGGAGAGACTCTGGACTTTGAGAAGTCCACAACACATTTCGTCACTGTGGTAGCAAAG GATGGAGGTGGACATTATAAAGGAAAGCACCAAGTCCTTTCGGCATCTGCTACTTTGACAATCAATGTTGTGGACACTCAGGATACACCTCCTATCTTTATCGGCATCCCATATTTTGGATATGTTTATGAAGTTTCATCACCA GGCTCAGAAATCTTCACAGTTTTTGCTAAAGATGGAGATGTAGGGAACCCAAATCCTATCCATTATTCCATTCATTCCG GTGCAGATGGGGTGTTTGTCATCAATAAGACCAGTGGCTGCATCACCCTGCGTGCCTACCCTGCCCATCTAAGGAAGGAAATGTTTCATATTAAAGTAAAG GCTTCAGAGGTGGGACCAGATGGAAGCCTAATGGACTATGCCATCACTACAGTAACCATACGAGTAGTGGACCTGAACAACCACCCTCCCACCTTTTACGGAGAAAATGGACCTCAGAACATGTTTGAGCTTACGATGTACGAGCACCCCCCAGAAGGAGAAATCTTGAGGGGACTGAAGATCTCTGTCAATGACTCTGATCAG GGTGCTAATGCAAAGTTTAACCTGCGGCTAGTTGGGCCTGGAAGGATGTTACGAGTTGTCCCTCAGACTGTGCTCAATGAGGCTCAGGTCACCATCTTAGTGGAAGATTCTACAGCCATAGACTACGAGAGATCACAATTTCTTACATTCAAG TTGCTTGCAGTGGAGATTGACACACCGGAGCGATTCAGCGCAACGGCAGACGTAGTGATTCACCTACTGGACACCAACGACAATGCCCCTAAATTCTCTTCAGAGTACTATATTGCTCGAATCCCTGAAAACTCCCCAGGAGGATCCAATGTTGTCACCGTTACA GCTACAGATCCAGATTCAGGACTGTGGGGTGAAGTCAAGTATTCCATATATGGTGCTGGATCAGACTT GTTCCTAATTCAGTCACAGTCAGGAATCATTTATACTCAACCTTGGGCTAGCCTGGATGCTGAAATCAAGTCCAAGTACAACTTCTATGTAAAAGCTGAGGACACAGAAGGAAAGTACAGTTTGGCTGAGGTCTTTGTAACAATTCTTGACCTCAATGACCACTCACCTGAATTCAACAACAACTTTTTGGAGACAACTatgatcattggagcaccagtCAAAATAGAG GCGATTGATGAAGATGCGGAAGAGCCCAATAACGTCATTGAGTACTCCATCATGAAAACTGAGCCAGACAACATCTTTGACATTAATTCTGACACAGGCGAGATCATGCTGAAGTCTTACATCAAGTCCATGGACATTGTTCAAAACATAACCAACCAGAAAGAATGCACATGGTCTGTGGTGGTCCAGGCAAGAGACAGAGGATCGCCCTCCTTCAGCACCACCACTGTGGTGAAGATTGACATCACAGAGGCA ACTCAACTCAATGGACCATTCGCGTCCTTTTTAATGCAAAGTAGAGACAATCCCATCAAAATCCTTGGTTTGATTGCCTGTGTCATTTGTAGTATGCTCGTAGCCACAGTCCTGGTCTCTACTGTTACGTTTGTGCGCAACAAAAAGTCCAACAAGATCTTGCCCAGCCGCCGCATCATCCGGAGAAGGCCAAAGCACAGACAGTGGGCATTTAAAGGGCCCGCAGAGCAGGGACGGAAAGAGGAGCCTGAAAATGGAGAGAACATTAACTATAACAACAATGTCAACACAAACTGTCACAACTACCCACCCCCTCCCATGCCTCCCCCagccctccctcctccacccccatgCTTCCCTCGGGCAGGTGAGCGCCAATGGGCCGGCCCCCCAGTAAGCTACAGTACTGTGGTGCTAAAGCCCTGCAAAAGGCCCATTAAGACGAAAGAAAATCACGTGAACGCGGCGCTGGTCTCTGAGCTGAAGATGCGATTTGAACAGAGAAGGATGGCCAGCCAATACTGA
- the lrit2 gene encoding leucine-rich repeat, immunoglobulin-like domain and transmembrane domain-containing protein 2 isoform X1 → MDNFSAVFAVGVILLHFCQINSQCLNGCTCTTDRHGRSLLCMDTSLDGIPETIPQDFTKIRIENAHFAEIPRGTFSRLHALEHLWLNFNEVNIIHLKSWEGLRNLTELRLQGNKLRSVPWTAFEDTPALKILDLKHNRLDVLPEHALKYLPSLTYLDLSFNQLTVISKDVFLNWPLYHKVEENGEQVANVVLALHDNPWLCDCRLKGFVEFVRAISPPIILMNSYLSCAGPQQRAGHFFHEMELKTCMKPVATTSVTNISLPAGGSVTLTCYAMARPEPTVWWTYGLKILRGFNESLSQMDDDTMKSQLAIPSFQLADRGVYTCTANNFIGNSSVSILVDVKTPASTPPLSSGFPAAAVDENVYIDIRIAKQTVYGITIEWYAVLENPAETWFTIHFGQFDSAKKDMIYIGPGINSYSVSDLLPATKYEICVTLKSQVPRTGQCIVFVTGNDISEMEQREKLIHIVVIVLAMVLAVPAGMYACTTDIKFNCFKRLKNSWRKWKWSLAGLDKSSDGQGSFDSLQAASDEGLCKDSSEERKPRRRSDAANDDQSPSAEVY, encoded by the exons ATGGATAACTTTAGTGCAGTATTTGCTGTAGGTGTGATACTTCTTCACTTTTGTCAGATTAATTCACAGTGTTTAAATGGATGTACGTGTACAACTGACCGCCATGGTAG GTCACTGCTGTGTATGGACACTTCTTTAGACGGAATCCCTGAAACTATTCCCCAAGATTTTACGAAGATAAGGATTGAGAATGCACACTTCGCGGAAATACCTCGGGGAACCTTCTCTAGATTACATGCTTTGGAACACCTTTGGCTGAATTTTAATGAAGTCAATATTATTCACCTGAAGAGCTGGGAGGGATTGAGAAATTTGACAGAATTAAGGTTACAAGGGAACAAACTACGGTCAGTACCATGGACAGCTTTTGAAGACACGCCTGCTCTGAAAATTTTAGACTTGAAACACAATCGTTTAGATGTTCTCCCAGAACACGCTCTGAAATATTTACCAAGTCTGACCTACTTAGACTTATCCTTCAATCAGCTTACAGTCATATCTAAAGATGTCTTCTTAAATTGGCCGCTTTACCACAAGGTGGAGGAAAATGGAGAACAAGTGGCCAATGTTGTCCTGGCACTGCACGACAACCCGTGGCTCTGTGACTGCCGCCTGAAGGGCTTCGTGGAGTTTGTCAGAGCAATCAGCCCTCCAATCATTTTGATGAACTCTTACTTGTCATGTGCTGGCCCACAGCAGCGAGCCGGTCATTTTTTTCATGAGATGGAATTGAAGACCTGTATGAAGCCAGTGGCCACAACATCTGTTACCAACATCAGTCTCCCAGCGGGCGGGAGTGTTACTCTCACATGCTATGCTATGGCTAGACCAGAGCCTACTGTTTGGTGGACATATGGTCTCAAGATATTAAGAGGATTTAATG AGTCCCTCTCTCAGATGGATGACGACACCATGAAATCACAGCTAGCGATCCCATCTTTTCAGCTGGCTGATCGGGGGGTATACACCTGCACTGCTAACAATTTTATTGGAAACTCCTCAGTTAGCATCCTGGTGGATGTGAAGACACCTGCCAGCACCCCACCACTTTCCTCTGGGTTCCCTGCCGCAGCAGTGGATGAGAATGTGTATATTGACATCCGTATCGCCAAGCAAACAGTGTATGGCATCACTATTGAATGGTATGCAGTCTTAGAAAATCCTGCTGAGACCTGGTTCACTATCCATTTTGGGCAATTTGACAGTGCCAAAAAGGACATGATCTATATCGGACCAGGCATCAACAGCTACTCAGTTTCAGACTTGCTGCCAGCCACAAAGTATGAGATCTGTGTCACTCTTAAGAGCCAGGTGCCAAGGACTGGTcagtgtattgtgtttgtgactggaAATGACATCAGTGAGATGGAGCAGAGGGAGAAGCTGATCCACATTGTGGTCATTGTCCTCGCTATGGTCCTGGCTGTTCCTGCAGGGATGTATGCCTGTACCACAGACATCAAATTCAACTGCTTTAAACGCCTCAAAAACTCATGGAGGAAATGGAAGTGGTCGTTGGCAGGGCTGGACAAATCCAGTGATGGACAGGGCTCATTCGACAGCCTCCAGGCGGCCAGCGATGAGGGCCTTTGTAAGGACTCCAGCGAGGAGAGGAAGCCCCGGAGGAGATCTGACGCTGCTAATGATGACCAGAGTCCCTCAGCTGAGGTCTATTAG
- the cdhr1a gene encoding cadherin-related family member 1 isoform X2, with translation MACFTRMKNLKNFVTYLLVVFAQFTFATQTDYAPYFFDNGPNSNSGNLALFSLSEDTPVGTQIYILNGTDPEGQSVTYGLTFEPGSKEYFKVDSKSGTVTLIEEIDREVQDEIEVFVSITDGRNKVTEKVQVFVMDVNDEKPQFQNMPAIVDVLESTASGSSIFKVEAVDKDTGSGGSLDYFLQSLDKNEKFGIDRHSGVLRIKQGETLDFEKSTTHFVTVVAKDGGGHYKGKHQVLSASATLTINVVDTQDTPPIFIGIPYFGYVYEVSSPGSEIFTVFAKDGDVGNPNPIHYSIHSGADGVFVINKTSGCITLRAYPAHLRKEMFHIKVKASEVGPDGSLMDYAITTVTIRVVDLNNHPPTFYGENGPQNMFELTMYEHPPEGEILRGLKISVNDSDQGANAKFNLRLVGPGRMLRVVPQTVLNEAQVTILVEDSTAIDYERSQFLTFKLLAVEIDTPERFSATADVVIHLLDTNDNAPKFSSEYYIARIPENSPGGSNVVTVTATDPDSGLWGEVKYSIYGAGSDLFLIQSQSGIIYTQPWASLDAEIKSKYNFYVKAEDTEGKYSLAEVFVTILDLNDHSPEFNNNFLETTMIIGAPVKIEAIDEDAEEPNNVIEYSIMKTEPDNIFDINSDTGEIMLKSYIKSMDIVQNITNQKECTWSVVVQARDRGSPSFSTTTVVKIDITEAIKSRVITYFLSLKRRPWTVFNICLSTVSLAIAFTVFISTITYCKSVKKMRVQPQGKIRRIVRRP, from the exons ATGGCTTGTTTCACAAGAATGAAGAATTTGAAAAACTTTGTTACTTACCTTCTTGTTGTATTTGCACAGTTCACCTTTG CAA CACAAACAGATTATGCTCCATATTTCTTTGATAATGGGCCCAACAGTAACAGTGGTAATCTGGCACTGTTCAGCCTCTCAGAAGATACACCAGTTG gaacacaaatatatattttaaatggaACAGACCCAGAAGGCCAATCAGTTACATATGGACTGACCTTTGAACCAGGATCCAAGGAATATTTTAAAGTTGATTCCAAATCTGGAACAGTTACCCTTATTGAGGAGATTGACAGAGAG GTGCAAGATGAGATTGAAGTATTTGTTAGTATAACAGATGGCCGTAATAAA GTAACTGAGAAGGTACAGGTGTTTGTGATGGATGTTAATGATGAGAAACCACAGTTTCAGAACATGCCTGCAATTGTAGATGTCTTAGAG AGTACCGCATCTGGCAGCAGTATCTTCAAAGTGGAGGCTGTAGATAAGGACACTGGTTCAGGTGGTTCCCTCGACTACTTTCTCCAG AGCCTggacaaaaatgaaaaatttgGAATAGACCGGCACAGTGGAGTGCTTCGCATTAAGCAGGGAGAGACTCTGGACTTTGAGAAGTCCACAACACATTTCGTCACTGTGGTAGCAAAG GATGGAGGTGGACATTATAAAGGAAAGCACCAAGTCCTTTCGGCATCTGCTACTTTGACAATCAATGTTGTGGACACTCAGGATACACCTCCTATCTTTATCGGCATCCCATATTTTGGATATGTTTATGAAGTTTCATCACCA GGCTCAGAAATCTTCACAGTTTTTGCTAAAGATGGAGATGTAGGGAACCCAAATCCTATCCATTATTCCATTCATTCCG GTGCAGATGGGGTGTTTGTCATCAATAAGACCAGTGGCTGCATCACCCTGCGTGCCTACCCTGCCCATCTAAGGAAGGAAATGTTTCATATTAAAGTAAAG GCTTCAGAGGTGGGACCAGATGGAAGCCTAATGGACTATGCCATCACTACAGTAACCATACGAGTAGTGGACCTGAACAACCACCCTCCCACCTTTTACGGAGAAAATGGACCTCAGAACATGTTTGAGCTTACGATGTACGAGCACCCCCCAGAAGGAGAAATCTTGAGGGGACTGAAGATCTCTGTCAATGACTCTGATCAG GGTGCTAATGCAAAGTTTAACCTGCGGCTAGTTGGGCCTGGAAGGATGTTACGAGTTGTCCCTCAGACTGTGCTCAATGAGGCTCAGGTCACCATCTTAGTGGAAGATTCTACAGCCATAGACTACGAGAGATCACAATTTCTTACATTCAAG TTGCTTGCAGTGGAGATTGACACACCGGAGCGATTCAGCGCAACGGCAGACGTAGTGATTCACCTACTGGACACCAACGACAATGCCCCTAAATTCTCTTCAGAGTACTATATTGCTCGAATCCCTGAAAACTCCCCAGGAGGATCCAATGTTGTCACCGTTACA GCTACAGATCCAGATTCAGGACTGTGGGGTGAAGTCAAGTATTCCATATATGGTGCTGGATCAGACTT GTTCCTAATTCAGTCACAGTCAGGAATCATTTATACTCAACCTTGGGCTAGCCTGGATGCTGAAATCAAGTCCAAGTACAACTTCTATGTAAAAGCTGAGGACACAGAAGGAAAGTACAGTTTGGCTGAGGTCTTTGTAACAATTCTTGACCTCAATGACCACTCACCTGAATTCAACAACAACTTTTTGGAGACAACTatgatcattggagcaccagtCAAAATAGAG GCGATTGATGAAGATGCGGAAGAGCCCAATAACGTCATTGAGTACTCCATCATGAAAACTGAGCCAGACAACATCTTTGACATTAATTCTGACACAGGCGAGATCATGCTGAAGTCTTACATCAAGTCCATGGACATTGTTCAAAACATAACCAACCAGAAAGAATGCACATGGTCTGTGGTGGTCCAGGCAAGAGACAGAGGATCGCCCTCCTTCAGCACCACCACTGTGGTGAAGATTGACATCACAGAGGCA ATCAAATCCAGAGTAATAACATACTTCCTGAGCCTCAAGAGACGGCCATGGACTGTTTTCAACATATGCTTGAGCACTGTTTCCTTGGCCATTGCTTTCACAGTGTTCATTTCCACCATTACTTACTGCAAATCTGTAAAAAAAATGCGGGTCCAACCCCAGGGCAAGATCAGAAGGATTGTTCGGAGGCCCTGA
- the lrit2 gene encoding leucine-rich repeat, immunoglobulin-like domain and transmembrane domain-containing protein 2 isoform X2 — MDTSLDGIPETIPQDFTKIRIENAHFAEIPRGTFSRLHALEHLWLNFNEVNIIHLKSWEGLRNLTELRLQGNKLRSVPWTAFEDTPALKILDLKHNRLDVLPEHALKYLPSLTYLDLSFNQLTVISKDVFLNWPLYHKVEENGEQVANVVLALHDNPWLCDCRLKGFVEFVRAISPPIILMNSYLSCAGPQQRAGHFFHEMELKTCMKPVATTSVTNISLPAGGSVTLTCYAMARPEPTVWWTYGLKILRGFNESLSQMDDDTMKSQLAIPSFQLADRGVYTCTANNFIGNSSVSILVDVKTPASTPPLSSGFPAAAVDENVYIDIRIAKQTVYGITIEWYAVLENPAETWFTIHFGQFDSAKKDMIYIGPGINSYSVSDLLPATKYEICVTLKSQVPRTGQCIVFVTGNDISEMEQREKLIHIVVIVLAMVLAVPAGMYACTTDIKFNCFKRLKNSWRKWKWSLAGLDKSSDGQGSFDSLQAASDEGLCKDSSEERKPRRRSDAANDDQSPSAEVY; from the exons ATGGACACTTCTTTAGACGGAATCCCTGAAACTATTCCCCAAGATTTTACGAAGATAAGGATTGAGAATGCACACTTCGCGGAAATACCTCGGGGAACCTTCTCTAGATTACATGCTTTGGAACACCTTTGGCTGAATTTTAATGAAGTCAATATTATTCACCTGAAGAGCTGGGAGGGATTGAGAAATTTGACAGAATTAAGGTTACAAGGGAACAAACTACGGTCAGTACCATGGACAGCTTTTGAAGACACGCCTGCTCTGAAAATTTTAGACTTGAAACACAATCGTTTAGATGTTCTCCCAGAACACGCTCTGAAATATTTACCAAGTCTGACCTACTTAGACTTATCCTTCAATCAGCTTACAGTCATATCTAAAGATGTCTTCTTAAATTGGCCGCTTTACCACAAGGTGGAGGAAAATGGAGAACAAGTGGCCAATGTTGTCCTGGCACTGCACGACAACCCGTGGCTCTGTGACTGCCGCCTGAAGGGCTTCGTGGAGTTTGTCAGAGCAATCAGCCCTCCAATCATTTTGATGAACTCTTACTTGTCATGTGCTGGCCCACAGCAGCGAGCCGGTCATTTTTTTCATGAGATGGAATTGAAGACCTGTATGAAGCCAGTGGCCACAACATCTGTTACCAACATCAGTCTCCCAGCGGGCGGGAGTGTTACTCTCACATGCTATGCTATGGCTAGACCAGAGCCTACTGTTTGGTGGACATATGGTCTCAAGATATTAAGAGGATTTAATG AGTCCCTCTCTCAGATGGATGACGACACCATGAAATCACAGCTAGCGATCCCATCTTTTCAGCTGGCTGATCGGGGGGTATACACCTGCACTGCTAACAATTTTATTGGAAACTCCTCAGTTAGCATCCTGGTGGATGTGAAGACACCTGCCAGCACCCCACCACTTTCCTCTGGGTTCCCTGCCGCAGCAGTGGATGAGAATGTGTATATTGACATCCGTATCGCCAAGCAAACAGTGTATGGCATCACTATTGAATGGTATGCAGTCTTAGAAAATCCTGCTGAGACCTGGTTCACTATCCATTTTGGGCAATTTGACAGTGCCAAAAAGGACATGATCTATATCGGACCAGGCATCAACAGCTACTCAGTTTCAGACTTGCTGCCAGCCACAAAGTATGAGATCTGTGTCACTCTTAAGAGCCAGGTGCCAAGGACTGGTcagtgtattgtgtttgtgactggaAATGACATCAGTGAGATGGAGCAGAGGGAGAAGCTGATCCACATTGTGGTCATTGTCCTCGCTATGGTCCTGGCTGTTCCTGCAGGGATGTATGCCTGTACCACAGACATCAAATTCAACTGCTTTAAACGCCTCAAAAACTCATGGAGGAAATGGAAGTGGTCGTTGGCAGGGCTGGACAAATCCAGTGATGGACAGGGCTCATTCGACAGCCTCCAGGCGGCCAGCGATGAGGGCCTTTGTAAGGACTCCAGCGAGGAGAGGAAGCCCCGGAGGAGATCTGACGCTGCTAATGATGACCAGAGTCCCTCAGCTGAGGTCTATTAG